A window of Candidatus Methylomirabilota bacterium genomic DNA:
GATCCGGGGCGCGCTCGGAGCCTGACCGATGGCGGGGCCGGCCGAGCGGAAGATTCGCGTGCTGGTCGGCAAGCCGGGCCTCGACGGGCACGACCGCGGCGCCAAGATCGTGGCCCGGGCCCTCCGCGACGCCGGCATGGAGGTGATCTACACGGGGCTTCACCAGACCCCGGAGCAGATCGTGGCGACGGCGATCCAGGAAGACGTCGACGCGATCGGGCTCTCGGTGCTGTCGGGCGCCCACAACTACCTCTTCGGGCGGGTCGTGGAGCTGTTGCGGGACAAGGGCGTGGACGACGTGGTGATCTTCGGCGGGGGGATCATCCCGCCGGAGGACATCGAGCGCCTGAAAGCGATGGGGGTCAAGGAGCTCTTCACGCCCGGCACCTCGACCCAGGACATCGTCAAGTTCGTCCGCGAAACGGTCCGCCCGGTCCGGGCCTGAGAGCCGGCAAGGTGGCCGAGGGCCGGCTTCGGAGCTGCGAATGATCCTGCGGCTGACGATCGGGATCCTGTTCCTGGTGCTGGCCGCCGAGGAGTTCTTCCGGGCGGGGCCGGCCGCGGCCGAGCTCGTGCGGAAGCCGGGGGAGATCGTGGACGCGCTCCTTTCGGGCGACGGCAGCGTGGGGCCGTGGCTGCTGGCCGCCTATGGGGTGCTGATGCTGGTGCGGGCCTGGGCGTACCGGCCGCCGGGCCGCTGACCAGCGCAGCCCGTGGTCCTCGGTCGTCAGTGAGGGCAGGGTGGACTTCGAGCTGACCGAGGAGCAGACGCTGGTCCGCCGGACCGCGCGGGAGTTCGCGGAGGGCGAGGTCGCGCCCGTCATCGCGCGCTTCGACGAGGCGGAGGAGTTCCCGGCCGAGCTCATCCGGAAGCTCGGCGAGCTCGGGTTCCTGGGCGCCCTGGTCCCCGCCGAGTACGGCGGCGCCGGTCTCGACTACGTCTCCTACGCGGTGGTGGTCGAGGAGCTCTCCCGCATCGACGGCTCGATCGGCATCACCATGTGGGCGCACAACTCGCTCTGCACGAACCACATCCACATGTTCGGGACCGAGGCCCAGCGGCAGAAGTACCTCCCGTCCCTCTGCCGGGGCGAGACGCTGGGCGCCTGGGGGCTCACCGAGCCGGGCTCCGGCTCCGACGCGGCCGGCATGAAGACGGTCGCCGTCGAGGACGCGGACGCCTATGTCCTCACCGGCTCCAAGGCGTTCATCACCAACGGCAGCGTGGGGGCGACCGCGGTCGTCATGGCCCGGACCGATCCGGCCGCCGGAGCCCGGGGGGTCTCGGCCTTCATCCTCGAGCGAGGCATGCCGGGGTTCCGCGCGGGCCAGCGGTACAGGAAGCTCGGGCTCCACGCCTCCGACACGGCCGAGCTGATCCTGGAGGGCGTGCGGGTGCCCCGGGGGAACCTGCTCGGGACGAAGAACGGCGGCTTCGCCGAGGTGAAGCGCGTCCTGGAGGGCGGGCGGATCGCCATGGCCGCCATGGCCGTCGGACTCGCCCAGGGGGCCCTGGATCAGGCCGTGAAGTATGCCAGCGAGCGTCAGGCTTTCGGCCGGCCCATCGCCGAATTCCAGGGGATCCAGGCCATGCTGGCCGACCTCGCCACCGAGGTGGAGGCGGCGCGCCTCCTCACGCTGCGCGCGGCCTACGGGAAGGACCGCGGCCGTCCCGTCATGAAGGAGGCGTCGATGGCCAAGGTCTTCGCCTCCGAGGTCGGGATGAAGTGCGCCACCAAGGCTGTGCAGATCCACGGCGGCTACGGGTACATCCGGGAGTTCCCCATCGAGCGCTTCTTCCGCGACGTGAAGCTCTGCGAGATCGGCGAGGGAACCTCCGAGGTGCAGCGGATGGTGATCGCTCGCCACCTCCTGGAGTCGCGGTAGGGCATTTCGGGGGGGTCTCGGAAGACCCCCCCGATACCCCCCCGTCGTGGCGGCGGCGAAGCCGCCGCTCGGAGCACTCCTCGATGCACCACGCGCTCGCTGGTCGGCGCCGGGTCGGATCACTCCGACATACGGCTAGGATCTCGGAGGGGATCTCTGCCCCCCTTCCGACGGCCCTCGCCGAACGGATCGGGCCTGAATTCGGTGATGCCTGACCTGGCCGAGCTCGTGACCCAGCTTCTGAACGGCGTCGTCCTGGGGCTCCTCTATGCCCTGATCGCCCTCGGGTTCATGCTCATCCTGGGCACGATGGAGGTGATCAACTTCACGCACGGGGTCCTCTTCGCCCTCGGCGGGTACCTGGCCCTCTCCCTCCAGCCGCACGTCGGGTGGTGGGGGGCGCTGATCCTGGCGCCGCTGGGCGTGGGCGTGGTGGGTCTCCTCCTGGAGCTGGGTGTCCGCCGGACCTACGGCAAGGACCCGCTCTTCGGCCTTCTCTTCACCTTCGGCGCGGCCCTGGCGCTGGAGGAAGTCATCCGGATCGTCTGGGGCCCTCGGGGCTACACGGTCGCCGCCCCGGCCTTCGTGGCCGGCCCCTTCCAGTGGGGCTTCCTCTTCTACTCCCGCTACCGGGTGCTGGTCGCGGTCCTGGCCCTTCTCCTCCTGGCCTTCGTGTGGTGGTTTCTCGAGCGGACGCCGTACGGCGCCATCATCAAGGCCGGCGCCCACGACAGCGAGATGGTCGTGGCGCTCGGGATCAACCTGCGCCGGATGCGGAACCTGGTGTTCGGGCTGGGCGCCGTCATGGCCGGCGTGGCCGGCGTCATCGCGGCGCCGATGTGGAGCCTCAAGCCCACGGTCGGCGCGGAGGCCGTCATGCCGGCCTTCATCGTGGTCGTGATCGGCGGGATCGGCTCCTTCTGGGGGGCGGTGGTCGGCGGCCTGCTCCTCGGCATGGTCAGCGGCCTCAGCAACCTGGTGGTCCCCCGGGGCTCTATCCTCGTGATGTATCTCCTGATGACCGTCGTCCTGCTCTGGCGCCCGCGGGGGCTCATGGGCCAGAAATCCATTTTGGAACTCTAACCCCGTGCGCGCGCTCAACCGCTGGGCTCCGCCGCCGATGCTGGCTCTGTTCGTCTTCTTCCTGGCGTTGCCGGCGGTCCTTCCGCGGTTCGGCTACACCTATCTCGGGACCGAGGTCATGATCTGGGCGATCTTCGCCCTCGGCTACAACCTCCTGCTCGGCTACACGGGCCTCCCGGCCTTCGGCCACGGCGCGTTCTTCGGCGTCGGCGCCTACTTCCTCGGGATGAGCCAGAAGTGGTGGACCGGCGGGCTCTGGTTACCGCTCCTGGTCGGCGTCGGGGGGACCGTCGTGTGCGGCGCCCTGGTGGGTCGCTTCGTGGCGCGGAAGCGGGGCATCTATTTCGCGCTCCTCACCATCGCGTTCGGGGTGATGTTCTGGTTCCTCGTCTTCGTCTTCGACACGTGGACCGGGGGCGAGGACGGCCTGACCGGGATCAGCCGGCTCGCCGTCGGCCTCCCGGGGGTCGGGTACCTGCCGCTCCGCGGGAACGTCGCCTTCTATTACTTCGTGTATGCCTGGTTCCTGGTCTCGACGGTGTGCCTCTGGCGGATCGTCAACTCGCCGTTCGGGCAGGTGATCCGAGCCATCAAGCAGAGCGAGGTGCGGGCGCGCGCCCTGGGATACGACACCGCGCGGTACAAGTGGGCGGTCTTCACCCTGACCTGTGTCTTCGCGGGCCTGGCCGGCGGGCTGTACGGGCTCGCCCGCTTCGGCGCCTTCCCCGAGCCGATGAGTCTCCAGCAGTCGGGTAACGTGGTCCTGATGTGTCTCATCGGGGGCGGCTTCGCGAGCTTCTATGGTCCGGTGCTGGGGGTGGTCGTCTTCCTGGTGCTCCGCGACCTCTTTTCGACCCTCACCGACCACTGGATGCTCCTCTACGGGCTCCTGTTCATGGGCGTCATCCTCTTCATGCCCGAGGGGATCATGGGGCTCGCCCAGCGGGTCCGGCGACCGACCGGCTTCCACGACACCACGGCCGGCCCGCTCCCGCTTCGGCCGCCGTCATGACGACGCCGGACGCGGTCCTCGAGACTCGCGGCCTGCGCAAGGCCTTCGGCGGCCACGTCGTCCTGGAGGACGTGAACCTGGCCTTCGCGGCCAACCGCCTCTCCGCGCTCATCGGCCCGAACGGCGCGGGCAAGACGACCTGCTTCAATCTCCTGAGCGGGCTGCTCGCGCCCGACCGAGGCCAGATCCGCTTCAAGGGCCGGGACATCACGCCACTCCCGCCCGACCGCCGAGCCCGCCTCGGGATCTGCCGCTCGTTCCAGATCCTCACCCTGTTCGACGACTACACCGTGCTGGAGAACGTCCGGGTCGCCGTTCCCGGCCTGCGGGCTCGCGGCTTCGATCTGTGGACCCCGGCGCCGGCGCTCAGCCAGGCGGAGGACAAGGCGGCCCGGATCATCCGGCTGATCGGCCTCGGCGGGCGGGAGCACGTGGCGGCCCGGTATCTTTCCTACGGCCAGCGCCGCCTGCTCGAGATCGGCCTCGCGCTGGCCGGTGAGCCGGAGGTCCTCCTCCTGGACGAGCCGACCAGCGGGCTGGGCGCCCGTCCGATGGAGACGCTGCGCGACCTGGTGAAGATGCTGTCCGCCGAGCTGACGATCGTGGTCATCGAGCACGACATGAACTTCGTCCTCTCCCTCTCGGACCACATCGCCGTGCTCCATCGGGGCACCGTCATCGCGGAGGGGCCGCCGGAAGCGGTCCGGGACAACGCGGAGGTACGCGAGGCCTATCTCGGCCGGCTCACCCCGGCGCCGGCGCGGTGATGGTCGACGCGGTCGCGGCGCCCCTCCTCGTCCTCGACGGTGTCAGCACCTTCTACGGGGATGCGCAGATCCTCAACGGGCTCACGCTCGCGATCGGAGCGGGGGAGACGGTGTGCCTCCTGGGCCGCAATGGCCGGGGCAAGACGACCACCATCAAATCGATTCTCGGGTTGGCGCCGGTGCGGAGCGGACGGATCCTCTTCGAGGGCACGGACATCACCCGGTTGCCGACGCACCTGATCGCCCGCCGGGGAATCGCCTGGGTGCCCGACAACCGGCGGATCTTTCCCACGCTCACGGTCGAGCGGAACCTCCAGATGGCGCTCAACCGCGCGCTGCCCCGGCACGACGGTGCCGATCGGTGGACCCTGCCCCGGGTCTATCGGCGCTTCCCGATCCTCGAGCGCCTCCGGCAGCGCGGCGGCGAGCACCTCTCCGGCGGCGAGGCCCAGCTGGTGGCGATCGCCCGGGCCCTCCTGATGCATCCCCGGCTGGTCCTGCTCGACGAGCCCTCGCAGGGGCTCGCTCCGAAGATCGTCGAGGACATCATGGCCGTCATCGGGGAGATGCGAGATGAGGGCATTGCGATCCTCCTCGTCGAGCAGAACTCGTCGATGGCCCTGAGCCTGGCCGGGCGCGCCTATGTCATCGAGGACGGGCGCATCGTGCACGCCGGTTCGGCCCGCGACCTCGAGGGTGACCCCGCCCTGCTCCATCGACTCCTGGCCCTCTGAGCGCCGCCACCCGCGCGCGGCCTTGCTCTCCGGCGGAAGCTGGGCTACAGTCCGGCCTACGCCATGGCCAAGCGCGACGTCGCCCGGCGAGTCGCTTCGCAGTGCCCTCTGGCGCGAGGATGACGTGAGCCCCGACACTCCTCCATCGGCCGGCGAAGTGTTCCGCCGGATCGCCGGCAACATCGCGCGCGTCATGCAGGGGCAGTCGGCGGCGATCCGGAAGCTCCTGGCCGCCTTCGCGAGCGGCGGTCACGTCCTGCTGGAGGACTACCCGGGGACCGGCAAGACCACGCTGGCCAAGACCCTGGCCCGCTCCATCGGGGCCAAGTTCCGGCGCATCCAGTTCACGCCGGACCTGTTGCCGTCGGACATCCTGGGGGTGTCGGTCTTCGACCAGCGCGACCAGGCCTTCCACTTCCACGAAGGCCCGATCTTCACCAACATCCTGCTGGGCGACGAGATCAACCGGGCCTCGCCCCGCACGCAATCCGCCCTGCTCGAGGCCATGGGCGAGGGTCAGATCAGCATCGAGGGCCAGACCTATCGGCTCGCCGAGCTCTTCTTCGTGATCGCCACCCAGAACCCGGTCGAGTTCCGGGGCACCTATCCGCTGCCGGAAGCCCAGATGGACCGCTTCGCGCTCCAGTTCGGCCTCGGCTACGTCGCGCCCGACGAGGAGGTGGCGATCCTGTCCGATCAGGAGAAGCGGCACCCGCTCGAGGACATCACCCCCTGCGTCACGCTGGAGGACGTGGTCCGGCTGCGCCAGCGGGTCACCGAGATCCGGGTGAGCGACGAGCTGAAGCGCTACATCGTCGACCTCGTGCGCGGGACGCGATCGGCACCCGGGATCCAGCTCGGCGCCAGTCCTCGCGCCTCGCTGGCGCTGATGAAGGTCGCCCAGGCGTTGGCCCTGCTGGACGGCCGGCCGTTCATCGCTCCCGAGCACATCCAGGAGGTCGCCGTCTCCGTCATCGCGCATCGGATGGTCGTCGACCCTCAGACACGCTTCGCCGGGACCACGGCGTCGCAGATCGTCGAAGACATCATGAAACGGATCCCGGTACCGGCCTAGGTGTGGGCCCGAGTAACCCGGCGCCGCCCACCGAGCGTGTGGTGCATCGAGGAGTGCTCCCAGCGGCGGCTTCGCCGCCGCCCACGACGGGGGAGCATCGGGGAGGTCTTCCGAGACCCCCCCGAAGTGGGCTAGCCGGGAGGCTACCGGTGGAGCCGGCCGGGCTGGCCCCGTCTCGCTGACCGTCGATGCTGCGCCACAGCCTCTACGCGACCTTCCGGTTCCTGTCTTCGGCCGACTTCCGGATCCGGCGGCGGTTCACCAAGGCCGGCTTGCTACTCCTGGGGAGCCTGGCCGCCGCGGCGGTGATCGGGCTGGACACGAATCAGACCATGGCCTATCAAGCCTTCGCCCTCCTGCTTGCCCTCCTGGCGATCTCCGTTGCGAGCAGCGTCGTCTTCCGGCCGCGCCTGGCGGTGCGCCGGATCCTGCCGCGGTACGGCACGGCGGGGGTCCCGCTCGCCTACCGGGTCGTCGTCGACAACCGGGGCGACCGGAGGCTGACCGGGCTGGTGCTGATCGAGAATCTCGTCGATCCGCGGCCGTCCTACGAGGCGTTCAGTGACACCCCGGACGAGATCGAGGACGCCGACAACTGGTTCGACCGGGTGGTCGGGTACCCGCGCTGGCAGTCGCTGATCGCCCGGAGTCGAGGCGCGACGATGGACGAGCAGGCGCTGCCTCCGCTGCCGCCCGGCGGCGAGATCGAGGTGCGGGTGGAGCTCACGCCGCTGCGGCGGGGTCCGCTGCGCTTCGTCGGCGCCACCGTGGCCCGGCCCGACCCTTTCGGGCTGTTTCGCGCGCTCCACACCATTCCGCTGTCGCAATCGGTCCTCGTGCTCCCCAGGCGGTATCCTGTCCCCGACCTGCGACTGCCCGGCAGCCGGAAGTACCAGCAAGGGGGCGTGGCCCTGGCCGCCTCGGTCGGCGACTCGGAAGAATTCGTGTCGCTCCGTGACTACCGGCCGGCCGATCCGCTGCGGCGCATCCACTGGAAGAGCTGGGCGCGCGTCGGGAAGCCCGTCGTCCGCGAGTACCAGGACGAATTCTTCGTCCGGCACGCGCTGGTGCTCGATACCTTCACGAAGATCGAGGGCACCGAGGTCTTCGAAGCGGCGGTCTCCGTCGCCGCCTCGGTCGCCTGCTCCATCCGGAGCGAGGATGCGTTGCTGGATCTGATGTTCGTCGGACCGGAGGCCTACTGCTTCACGGTCGGCCGGGGCGTCGCCCACACGGAGCGGATGCTGGAGGTTCTGGCGGCGGTGCGCAGCTGCCGGGACCGGCCGTTCGCCGCGCTGCACCGGCTGGTGATCGAGCGGTACGCCGTCCTCAGCGGCGCCGTCTGCGTGCTGCTCGGGTGGGACGAGGCCCGCCAGCGCTTCGTCGATCACCTGGACGCGCTGGGCGTGCCGAAGCTGGTGCTCGTCGTCACTCCGCCCGGCTCGGCGTCCGCCGGGGTGCCGCCGGACGGCCCCGGCTTCCGCCGGCTCGAGGTCGGAAGGATGGCCGAGGGGCTCAGCACGCTGTGACCACGCTGACGGCAGCCTCTGGGACAACCGCGACGTTGAACCCGGGCCGAGCCCCGAGCAGCTCTAGGACGCAGGCCCGAGCCGGTGCGAGGCGTATGCCGCATACGTTGAGCGCCGGCGAGGGCCGAGGACGACGGGATGCGACGGGGATCGGCCCGGGGCAAGAGCTGTGAACACGCCGCCGCTGCTCGTCGGCGCCGCCGTCCTGTTCTGGGGCTGGCAGACCGGCTTGCTGCCGGCCGCCATCGCCATCGCCGCGATCCTGGAGGGCTCCCGTCTCGTCGGGTGGCGGTGGGATCTCTCCCGCCGCGACGTCACCCGCGTCGCGGACCTGTGTCGGCTCATCCTGGTCGGGATGGCCGTCTATCTGGCGGCCACCCGGGGCGTGGCCCGGGCGGTCCTGGTCCTGGTGGAGTGGTTCCCGCTGGCCGCGTTCCCGCTGGTGGCCGCCCAGGCCTACGGGCCCGCCGGCACGGTCGACCTGCGGACGTTCTTCCTGATCCTCCGGCGGAGCGGCGGCCGGGAGGGGGACCCCGAGCCGGAATCCTTGCAGCTCGGCTACCCGTACCTCGCGCTATGCGTCCTCTCGGCCAGCGCCGCCAACGTGCGGACCCCGTGGTTCTACGCGGGCGTGCTCGGCCTGGCGGCGTGGGCCCTGTGGCCGGCCCGGTCGCGCGCCTTTTCGGGGCCGGCCTGGGTGGGGCTGCTCGCCCTGGCCGCCGGCCTCGGATACGGCGGGCAGATCGCCCTCCACGAGCTGCAGGGCCTCGTCGAGGGAACGCTCACCGAGTGGTTCTTCGA
This region includes:
- a CDS encoding ABC transporter ATP-binding protein — protein: MTTPDAVLETRGLRKAFGGHVVLEDVNLAFAANRLSALIGPNGAGKTTCFNLLSGLLAPDRGQIRFKGRDITPLPPDRRARLGICRSFQILTLFDDYTVLENVRVAVPGLRARGFDLWTPAPALSQAEDKAARIIRLIGLGGREHVAARYLSYGQRRLLEIGLALAGEPEVLLLDEPTSGLGARPMETLRDLVKMLSAELTIVVIEHDMNFVLSLSDHIAVLHRGTVIAEGPPEAVRDNAEVREAYLGRLTPAPAR
- a CDS encoding MoxR family ATPase, translated to MQGQSAAIRKLLAAFASGGHVLLEDYPGTGKTTLAKTLARSIGAKFRRIQFTPDLLPSDILGVSVFDQRDQAFHFHEGPIFTNILLGDEINRASPRTQSALLEAMGEGQISIEGQTYRLAELFFVIATQNPVEFRGTYPLPEAQMDRFALQFGLGYVAPDEEVAILSDQEKRHPLEDITPCVTLEDVVRLRQRVTEIRVSDELKRYIVDLVRGTRSAPGIQLGASPRASLALMKVAQALALLDGRPFIAPEHIQEVAVSVIAHRMVVDPQTRFAGTTASQIVEDIMKRIPVPA
- a CDS encoding DUF58 domain-containing protein, with the protein product MLRHSLYATFRFLSSADFRIRRRFTKAGLLLLGSLAAAAVIGLDTNQTMAYQAFALLLALLAISVASSVVFRPRLAVRRILPRYGTAGVPLAYRVVVDNRGDRRLTGLVLIENLVDPRPSYEAFSDTPDEIEDADNWFDRVVGYPRWQSLIARSRGATMDEQALPPLPPGGEIEVRVELTPLRRGPLRFVGATVARPDPFGLFRALHTIPLSQSVLVLPRRYPVPDLRLPGSRKYQQGGVALAASVGDSEEFVSLRDYRPADPLRRIHWKSWARVGKPVVREYQDEFFVRHALVLDTFTKIEGTEVFEAAVSVAASVACSIRSEDALLDLMFVGPEAYCFTVGRGVAHTERMLEVLAAVRSCRDRPFAALHRLVIERYAVLSGAVCVLLGWDEARQRFVDHLDALGVPKLVLVVTPPGSASAGVPPDGPGFRRLEVGRMAEGLSTL
- a CDS encoding branched-chain amino acid ABC transporter permease → MRALNRWAPPPMLALFVFFLALPAVLPRFGYTYLGTEVMIWAIFALGYNLLLGYTGLPAFGHGAFFGVGAYFLGMSQKWWTGGLWLPLLVGVGGTVVCGALVGRFVARKRGIYFALLTIAFGVMFWFLVFVFDTWTGGEDGLTGISRLAVGLPGVGYLPLRGNVAFYYFVYAWFLVSTVCLWRIVNSPFGQVIRAIKQSEVRARALGYDTARYKWAVFTLTCVFAGLAGGLYGLARFGAFPEPMSLQQSGNVVLMCLIGGGFASFYGPVLGVVVFLVLRDLFSTLTDHWMLLYGLLFMGVILFMPEGIMGLAQRVRRPTGFHDTTAGPLPLRPPS
- a CDS encoding ABC transporter ATP-binding protein translates to MVDAVAAPLLVLDGVSTFYGDAQILNGLTLAIGAGETVCLLGRNGRGKTTTIKSILGLAPVRSGRILFEGTDITRLPTHLIARRGIAWVPDNRRIFPTLTVERNLQMALNRALPRHDGADRWTLPRVYRRFPILERLRQRGGEHLSGGEAQLVAIARALLMHPRLVLLDEPSQGLAPKIVEDIMAVIGEMRDEGIAILLVEQNSSMALSLAGRAYVIEDGRIVHAGSARDLEGDPALLHRLLAL
- a CDS encoding acyl-CoA dehydrogenase family protein, with the protein product MDFELTEEQTLVRRTAREFAEGEVAPVIARFDEAEEFPAELIRKLGELGFLGALVPAEYGGAGLDYVSYAVVVEELSRIDGSIGITMWAHNSLCTNHIHMFGTEAQRQKYLPSLCRGETLGAWGLTEPGSGSDAAGMKTVAVEDADAYVLTGSKAFITNGSVGATAVVMARTDPAAGARGVSAFILERGMPGFRAGQRYRKLGLHASDTAELILEGVRVPRGNLLGTKNGGFAEVKRVLEGGRIAMAAMAVGLAQGALDQAVKYASERQAFGRPIAEFQGIQAMLADLATEVEAARLLTLRAAYGKDRGRPVMKEASMAKVFASEVGMKCATKAVQIHGGYGYIREFPIERFFRDVKLCEIGEGTSEVQRMVIARHLLESR
- a CDS encoding branched-chain amino acid ABC transporter permease, producing the protein MPDLAELVTQLLNGVVLGLLYALIALGFMLILGTMEVINFTHGVLFALGGYLALSLQPHVGWWGALILAPLGVGVVGLLLELGVRRTYGKDPLFGLLFTFGAALALEEVIRIVWGPRGYTVAAPAFVAGPFQWGFLFYSRYRVLVAVLALLLLAFVWWFLERTPYGAIIKAGAHDSEMVVALGINLRRMRNLVFGLGAVMAGVAGVIAAPMWSLKPTVGAEAVMPAFIVVVIGGIGSFWGAVVGGLLLGMVSGLSNLVVPRGSILVMYLLMTVVLLWRPRGLMGQKSILEL
- a CDS encoding cobalamin B12-binding domain-containing protein, whose protein sequence is MAGPAERKIRVLVGKPGLDGHDRGAKIVARALRDAGMEVIYTGLHQTPEQIVATAIQEDVDAIGLSVLSGAHNYLFGRVVELLRDKGVDDVVIFGGGIIPPEDIERLKAMGVKELFTPGTSTQDIVKFVRETVRPVRA